The Desulfatiglans sp. genome includes a window with the following:
- a CDS encoding response regulator, with product MKVIIADDSKVMRNIIQNAMRPMGTEIIQAGSGQEVFEQLENHDGKIGAIFMDWNMPGMTGLDCLKLLKKNEKYKDIPVLMISTESEDDKVSIAKKAGAKGYLTKPFTNEELIKFINSSI from the coding sequence ATGAAAGTAATTATAGCAGACGATTCAAAAGTTATGAGAAACATAATACAGAATGCCATGCGGCCAATGGGTACAGAGATAATCCAGGCCGGCAGCGGGCAGGAGGTGTTTGAACAGCTTGAAAACCATGATGGTAAAATAGGGGCTATTTTCATGGACTGGAATATGCCAGGCATGACAGGGCTGGACTGCTTGAAATTATTAAAAAAAAATGAAAAGTATAAAGATATTCCGGTATTGATGATCTCAACAGAATCTGAAGATGACAAGGTTAGCATCGCAAAGAAGGCGGGCGCAAAAGGATATCTCACTAAACCTTTTACTAACGAAGAGCTTATTAAATTCATAAATAGTTCTATCTGA